A window of the Canis aureus isolate CA01 chromosome 29, VMU_Caureus_v.1.0, whole genome shotgun sequence genome harbors these coding sequences:
- the DNTT gene encoding DNA nucleotidylexotransferase isoform X3: MGAEAGTWRDTGGKFLLLATEPERKFRASDACCQGPSPAGQALEETGACDSITHIVAENNSGSDVLEWLQVQNIKASSQLELLDISWLIESMGAGKPVEMTGKHQLMRRDYTASPNPELQKTLPVAVKKISQYACQRRTTLNNYNHVFTDAFEVLAENYEFRENEVFSLTFMRAASVLKSLPFTIISMKDTEGIPCLGDQVKCIIEEIIEDGESSEVKAVLNDERYQSFKLFTSVFGVGLKTSEKWFRMGFRTLSKIKSDKSLKFTPMQKAGFLYYEDLVSCVTRAEAEAVGVLVKEAVGAFLPDAFVTMTGGFRRGKKMGHDVDFLITSPGSTDEDEEQLLPKVINLWERKGLLLYCDLVESTFEKLKLPSRKVDALDHFQKCFLILKLHHQRVDGGKCSQQEGKTWKAIRVDLVMCPYERRAFALLGWTGSRQFERDLRRYASHERKMILDNHALYDKTKKIFLKAESEEEIFAHLGLDYIEPWERNA, from the exons TGATTCCATCACGCACATTGTGGCAGAAAACAACTCTGGTTCAGATGTCCTGGAGTGGCTGCAGGTACAAAATATAAAAGCCAGCTCGCAGCTAGAACTCCTTGATATCTCCTGGCTGATAGAATCCATGGGAGCAGGAAAACCAGTGGAGATGACAGGGAAACACCAGCTT ATGAGAAGAGACTATACAGCTAGCCCCAACCCAGAACTCCAGAAGACTCTGCCAGTTGCTGTAAAAAAGATCTCTCAATATGCATGTCAGAGGAGAACCACTTTAAACAACTATAACCACGTCTTCACG GACGCCTTTGAGGTACTGGCTGAAAACTATGAATTTAGAGAAAATGAAGTCTTCTCTCTGACATTTATGAGAGCAGCTTCTGTACTTAAATCTCTGCCATTCACAATCATCAGTATGAAGGACACAGAAGGAATTCCCTGTCTGGGGGACCAAGTGAAGTGTATCATAGAG GAAATTATTGAAGATGGAGAAAGTTCTGAAGTTAAAGCTGTGTTAAATGATGAACGGTATCAGTCCTTCAAA CTCTTTACCTCTGTGTTTGGAGTGGGACTGAAAACATCTGAGAAATGGTTCCGGATGGGTTTCAGAACTTTGAGCAAAATAAAGTCGGACAAAAGCCTGAAATTCACACCAATGCAGAAAGCAG GTTTCCTCTATTATGAAGACCTCGTCAGTTGTGTGAccagggcagaagcagaagcagttGGAGTGCTGGTTAAAGAGGCCGTCGGGGCATTTCTGCCAGATGCCTTCGTCACCATGACAGGAGGATTCCGGAG gggTAAGAAGATGGGGCATGATGTAGATTTTTTAATTACCAGCCCTGGGTCAACAGACGAAGATGAGGAACAACTTTTACCTAAAGTGATAAACTTATGGGAAAGGAAG gGATTACTTTTATACTGTGACCTCGTGGAGTCgacatttgaaaaattaaagttgCCTAGCAGGAAGGTGGATGCTTTagatcattttcaaaaatgttttctgattttaaaattgcaCCATCAGAGAGTGGATGGTGGCAAGTGCAGCCAGCAGGAGGGGAAGACCTGGAAGGCCATCCGTGTGGACCTGGTCATGTGCCCCTATGAGCGCCGTGCCTTTGCCCTGCTGGGCTGGACTGGCTCGAGG CAGTTCGAGAGAGACCTCCGGCGTTATGCCTCTCATGAGCGGAAGATGATCCTGGATAACCATGCATTATATGACAAGACCAAG AAAATATTCCTCAAAGcagaaagtgaagaagaaattTTTGCACATCTGGGATTGGATTACATTGAACCATGGGAAAGAAATGCCTAG